Proteins from one Patescibacteria group bacterium genomic window:
- the proB gene encoding glutamate 5-kinase codes for MKEIIVVKVGTNTLTANGSNLNNDLIANLVKQLAKLHEQGYQVVLVTSGAVAAGKEALYLSNGDNTIVKRQVYASVGQARLMHKYENFFAEHGLNIGQALLTHDDFCHRARYDNALQTLHGLLDSGIIPVINENDVVTINELSFGDNDVLAATTAIAIGASKLIFLTNQEGVMTDNPNKNSDARLIDKVEDAKEIFSVISDGLPSSGGIGGMFSKVNAARIATSAGVATWVASGLRPANISDIVQGKKIGTYFVPKKTTLTAKSRWILCAKNASTGVYVDAGAVKALTDRKSLLMVGIHKIKGFFEAKQIIEVIDDTDRIVGYGVVNYDSESLKAALDNPRSLDKEIIHADNFRLI; via the coding sequence ATGAAAGAAATAATAGTAGTAAAAGTTGGTACAAATACCCTGACCGCCAATGGCTCAAATCTAAATAATGATTTGATAGCTAATTTGGTAAAACAACTGGCAAAACTCCATGAACAGGGTTACCAGGTTGTTTTGGTAACTTCAGGGGCAGTAGCGGCTGGCAAGGAGGCACTGTATTTATCAAATGGTGATAATACGATTGTAAAGAGGCAGGTTTATGCTTCGGTTGGTCAGGCTCGGTTGATGCACAAGTATGAGAATTTTTTTGCCGAGCACGGGCTCAATATCGGCCAGGCACTACTGACTCATGATGATTTTTGTCATAGAGCCCGATATGATAATGCCTTACAAACTCTTCATGGATTATTAGACAGTGGAATCATCCCTGTTATTAATGAAAATGATGTAGTAACTATTAATGAATTATCATTTGGGGACAACGATGTCTTGGCCGCTACCACAGCAATAGCCATAGGGGCTAGCAAACTAATTTTTTTGACAAATCAAGAAGGTGTGATGACAGATAATCCAAATAAAAATTCAGACGCCAGATTGATAGACAAGGTAGAGGATGCTAAAGAAATTTTTTCTGTAATATCGGATGGTCTGCCTTCTTCTGGCGGTATAGGAGGCATGTTTTCCAAAGTCAATGCTGCCAGGATTGCAACCAGTGCGGGAGTAGCCACCTGGGTTGCCAGTGGTCTGAGACCGGCCAATATAAGTGATATTGTACAGGGTAAAAAAATAGGTACATATTTTGTACCAAAAAAAACTACTTTGACAGCTAAGTCTAGATGGATTCTTTGTGCCAAGAATGCTTCCACAGGTGTTTATGTAGATGCCGGAGCAGTCAAAGCTTTGACTGACAGAAAAAGTCTTTTGATGGTAGGTATTCATAAAATTAAAGGATTTTTTGAAGCCAAGCAGATAATAGAAGTAATAGATGATACTGATCGTATAGTGGGATATGGGGTAGTAAATTATGACTCAGAAAGCTTAAAAGCAGCCTTGGACAACCCCAGATCTTTGGATAAAGAAATAATACATGCAGATAATTTTAGACTAATATGA
- a CDS encoding glutamate-5-semialdehyde dehydrogenase: protein MAVAKLPDPIGEISDEKRRPSGIVVSRMRVPLGVLGVIYEARPNVTIEISSLGLKSGNAIVLKGGKEAINSNQILVKIIQKALVKNGFSKYTVQLIGTNQRSLVADMIRMNKYIDVIVPRGGRRLIDFVRDNASVPVIETGAGVCHTYVEKSADLKKAVRIVVNAKTQRPSVCNALDTLVLDSQIAKKFLALLSEELSKHSVLLRADSVSYYILKKYYPNSLLKKAKLSDFSKEFLGLEMSIKTVNNAKQAMDFIQEYSSGHSEAILTKNAKLGQIFLRTIDAAAVYVNTSTRFTDGFEFGLGAEVGISTQKLHARGPMGLKALTSMKWIVNSDWKGRK from the coding sequence TTGGCTGTAGCCAAATTGCCTGATCCAATAGGAGAAATATCAGATGAAAAACGTCGTCCTAGCGGTATAGTAGTGTCCCGTATGAGAGTGCCTTTGGGTGTATTGGGAGTTATTTATGAAGCTAGACCAAATGTGACTATAGAGATTTCTAGTTTGGGGCTCAAATCGGGTAATGCTATTGTACTCAAGGGTGGTAAAGAAGCTATAAATAGTAATCAGATTTTGGTAAAGATTATCCAAAAAGCCTTGGTCAAAAATGGATTTTCTAAATATACTGTTCAGCTTATCGGCACAAATCAGCGTAGTTTGGTGGCTGATATGATAAGGATGAATAAATATATAGATGTTATAGTCCCTCGTGGAGGCAGGAGACTGATTGATTTTGTCAGAGACAATGCCTCGGTGCCTGTGATTGAGACCGGAGCAGGAGTTTGCCATACTTATGTAGAAAAAAGTGCTGATTTGAAAAAAGCCGTAAGGATTGTGGTGAATGCCAAGACCCAGCGGCCAAGTGTCTGTAATGCTTTGGATACTTTGGTACTAGACAGTCAGATTGCCAAAAAGTTTTTGGCGTTATTGTCAGAGGAGCTGTCAAAGCACAGTGTGTTACTGCGCGCCGATTCGGTCAGCTATTATATATTAAAAAAATATTATCCCAACAGTTTATTAAAAAAAGCTAAATTGTCAGATTTTAGCAAAGAATTTTTGGGTTTGGAGATGTCTATCAAAACAGTCAATAATGCTAAACAAGCTATGGATTTTATACAAGAGTATAGTTCGGGACATTCAGAAGCAATTTTGACCAAAAATGCCAAACTGGGACAAATTTTTTTGAGGACAATTGATGCCGCAGCAGTCTATGTTAATACTTCCACTCGTTTTACAGATGGTTTTGAATTTGGTCTGGGTGCTGAAGTAGGTATTTCTACTCAAAAATTGCACGCCAGAGGTCCTATGGGTCTCAAGGCGCTTACTAGTATGAAGTGGATTGTAAATAGTGATTGGAAGGGCAGGAAATAA
- the proC gene encoding pyrroline-5-carboxylate reductase → MKKNKKILVVGCGNMGQAIISQLLDCRFSSRKYLAGFDKAKNRAKVRGLYDIDMVGDLNKAIDNADIIIFSIKPQQFNDIAKQIKGRLKPNQLVVSIMAGISYKHISQSIKHKKVVRAMPNLALQVGHSVTAWYTPRAFVKSVKSTTNSLLSVFGAVLEVKKEDMIDKVTAISGSGPAYFFFTAEALESVALDFGFNKRQAAMLAKDTFIGAAKLAQVDKRDNKKLRQAVTSKGGTTEAAIREISTDFLSMWRRALKAAHQRAKVISKKYESR, encoded by the coding sequence ATGAAAAAAAATAAAAAAATTTTAGTAGTCGGCTGCGGCAATATGGGACAAGCGATAATCAGTCAGCTTTTGGATTGCAGATTTAGCTCCCGAAAATATTTAGCTGGTTTTGATAAAGCAAAAAATAGAGCAAAAGTAAGGGGGCTGTATGATATAGATATGGTCGGTGATCTTAATAAAGCTATAGACAATGCTGACATTATTATTTTTTCTATAAAGCCACAACAGTTTAATGATATAGCAAAACAAATAAAAGGACGATTAAAACCAAATCAATTAGTAGTTTCTATTATGGCCGGTATTTCCTATAAACATATTAGTCAAAGTATAAAGCATAAAAAAGTAGTGCGAGCCATGCCCAATTTGGCATTACAGGTCGGGCATAGTGTCACGGCTTGGTATACTCCTAGGGCATTTGTTAAAAGTGTCAAAAGTACTACCAATAGTCTATTGTCTGTTTTCGGGGCAGTTCTAGAAGTAAAAAAAGAAGATATGATAGACAAGGTGACAGCCATTAGTGGTTCCGGGCCAGCTTATTTCTTTTTTACAGCCGAGGCCTTAGAAAGTGTTGCTTTAGATTTTGGTTTCAACAAAAGACAGGCAGCTATGTTAGCCAAAGATACTTTCATTGGGGCAGCCAAGCTAGCACAGGTAGATAAGAGAGATAATAAAAAGTTGCGTCAAGCAGTCACTTCCAAAGGCGGCACTACCGAAGCAGCTATTAGAGAAATAAGTACAGATTTTTTATCTATGTGGCGTCGAGCTCTAAAAGCAGCTCATCAAAGGGCAAAAGTAATTTCCAAGAAATATGAATCCCGTTAG
- a CDS encoding D-alanine--D-alanine ligase, giving the protein MNNNIIGLIFGGQSAEHDISIMSAGFVRKALLQNNFEIILIVIDKEGYWRLVDNESFDGISNGHIKLSDMRKIIPIPQGKGEFLVFEGANSNKLFKIKIDIAFPVLHGPMGEDGVVQGLLKILGIPFVGADVLGSSIGMDKVIMKKVLRDSNIPVGNFLYFNKPQKSDINYNEINDVLKTPFFVKPANMGSSVGISMVDNESQLSSALDAAFNYDNKIIIEEFINGRELECSVLGDDIIAEASLPGEIKLVNNKFYSYDEKYNDSSTTIIEIPAKLNKDLSEEIQNLAIKTFKVLNCYGMGRVDFFLTKENKLIVNEINTIPGFTKISMYPKLWEASGIGSAELIRRLVDLAIIRFDKEKLLNI; this is encoded by the coding sequence ATGAATAATAATATTATTGGTTTAATTTTTGGAGGTCAATCAGCAGAACATGATATATCAATCATGTCGGCTGGTTTTGTAAGAAAAGCTTTATTACAAAATAATTTTGAAATTATTTTGATAGTTATTGATAAAGAAGGATATTGGAGATTAGTAGATAATGAAAGTTTTGATGGTATTTCAAATGGCCATATCAAATTAAGCGACATGAGAAAAATTATACCTATACCTCAGGGCAAGGGAGAATTTCTAGTTTTTGAAGGGGCAAATTCTAATAAATTATTTAAAATTAAAATAGATATTGCTTTCCCAGTTTTGCATGGCCCTATGGGAGAGGACGGTGTAGTCCAAGGTTTGTTAAAGATATTGGGTATACCTTTTGTTGGAGCGGATGTTTTAGGTTCATCTATAGGCATGGATAAGGTAATTATGAAGAAGGTATTAAGAGATTCTAATATTCCGGTAGGCAATTTTTTATATTTTAATAAACCCCAAAAATCAGATATTAATTATAATGAAATTAATGATGTTTTAAAAACTCCATTCTTTGTAAAACCTGCTAACATGGGATCATCTGTGGGCATAAGTATGGTCGATAACGAATCTCAACTTAGTAGTGCTCTTGATGCAGCATTTAACTATGATAATAAAATAATAATAGAAGAGTTTATAAATGGTCGTGAATTAGAGTGCTCCGTTTTGGGGGATGACATTATAGCTGAAGCATCTTTACCAGGAGAAATTAAGTTAGTTAATAATAAATTTTATTCTTATGATGAGAAATATAATGATAGTAGCACCACGATCATTGAAATTCCCGCTAAATTAAATAAAGATTTATCAGAAGAAATTCAGAATTTAGCAATTAAGACTTTTAAAGTTTTGAATTGTTATGGAATGGGAAGGGTAGATTTTTTTCTCACAAAAGAAAACAAGTTAATTGTAAATGAGATAAATACTATTCCTGGGTTTACAAAAATTAGTATGTATC
- a CDS encoding radical SAM protein produces the protein MRCHWCYAKEKIDSSSSMTLDVLESILSVVANKPINVFTLIGGEPTIHKDLSSFIKRLKPSRVMMVSNGLRLANMSYLFNLKESGLDVVALSLKGANQAEYLKNTGVPGLDKVERAVANMNALGMQYNISVTFSDSVMDSLPMILDWMQSSNAQSMSINYCRPYVVDGRISAQGVPSPVEMAERTVQSYELIRKSGVRCTFSFLLPLCLLPREFIDLLVSRNELSTICQLQKHTGIIFEPDGSLIPCHHLFDYKLGKLGEDFTTAAEFDTFMEGGKISRFYRKTGGFPHEKCLSCDLRTRCGGGCLVQHLQYSPSELIPQAFERMEK, from the coding sequence ATGCGTTGCCATTGGTGCTACGCTAAAGAAAAGATTGATAGTTCTTCTAGTATGACTCTAGATGTTCTGGAGTCAATATTGAGTGTGGTGGCTAATAAACCAATAAACGTTTTTACACTTATTGGTGGAGAGCCAACCATACACAAAGATCTATCGTCTTTCATCAAGCGCCTCAAGCCATCACGAGTAATGATGGTAAGTAATGGTTTGAGATTGGCAAATATGTCATATTTGTTCAATCTCAAGGAGAGTGGTTTGGATGTAGTAGCTCTTTCTTTGAAAGGGGCAAATCAAGCGGAGTACCTAAAAAACACTGGTGTGCCAGGATTGGATAAGGTAGAACGGGCGGTAGCTAATATGAATGCTTTGGGCATGCAGTACAATATTTCGGTTACGTTTTCAGATAGTGTCATGGATTCGTTGCCGATGATATTGGATTGGATGCAATCATCCAATGCTCAAAGTATGTCTATAAACTATTGCCGACCTTATGTAGTCGACGGTAGAATCAGTGCACAGGGGGTTCCTAGCCCCGTAGAGATGGCAGAAAGGACAGTGCAGAGTTACGAGCTGATCAGGAAAAGCGGAGTACGCTGTACCTTTTCTTTCTTGTTGCCGCTGTGTTTGTTGCCGCGGGAGTTTATTGACTTGCTAGTCTCAAGGAATGAACTCTCAACAATCTGTCAACTTCAGAAGCATACAGGTATCATTTTTGAACCAGATGGTAGTCTAATCCCTTGTCATCATTTGTTTGACTACAAGCTCGGGAAGCTTGGAGAGGATTTTACTACCGCTGCGGAATTTGATACCTTTATGGAAGGAGGTAAAATATCAAGGTTTTATCGTAAGACAGGCGGTTTTCCACACGAAAAATGTTTGTCTTGCGATTTGCGAACAAGGTGTGGTGGAGGCTGCTTGGTACAACACCTGCAGTATTCTCCTAGTGAATTAATACCCCAAGCTTTTGAAAGGATGGAGAAATGA